Proteins from a single region of Paenibacillus sp. BIHB 4019:
- a CDS encoding SDR family NAD(P)-dependent oxidoreductase — protein sequence MMNKQIDVQTALITGANNGIGLALTRRLLGEGWQVAALIRSDFLEDDEEIQAALRKGQLRIYKADLADFASLKLGLKQIKAAEAKLDVLFNNAGGSFSELSMTKQGREQHFDLQTVAPYAVFMELKELLKKGSYKTIVNTSTSSFKTLKKFNAQTLERPTEFKKLFGPYSTSKLALSLWTKELAPALAAEGLRIISVDPGGNNTIRKGKSSGLPFYIKPIMKLFFSHPSKGASLLYEAAVSKQKLAAPGSYLVNGKASELKFADQSAKVLNLVSSIYEREFSKPQ from the coding sequence ATGATGAACAAGCAAATAGATGTACAAACCGCGCTCATTACAGGCGCTAACAATGGAATTGGGCTAGCGCTCACTCGCAGGCTGCTTGGGGAAGGCTGGCAGGTTGCCGCACTCATTCGTTCCGATTTTCTAGAGGACGATGAGGAGATTCAAGCTGCTCTGCGCAAGGGACAGCTTCGCATTTACAAAGCCGATTTAGCTGATTTTGCAAGCTTAAAGCTGGGGCTGAAGCAAATTAAAGCAGCAGAAGCCAAGCTGGATGTGCTATTCAACAATGCAGGAGGCAGCTTCTCGGAGCTATCTATGACCAAGCAAGGGCGGGAGCAGCATTTTGATTTGCAGACGGTCGCGCCATATGCCGTCTTTATGGAGCTGAAGGAGCTGCTCAAAAAAGGAAGCTATAAGACGATCGTTAATACGTCGACCAGCTCTTTCAAAACCTTGAAGAAATTCAACGCGCAAACGTTGGAGCGCCCAACGGAATTCAAGAAGCTGTTCGGTCCCTACTCCACCTCCAAGCTCGCTCTTTCCTTGTGGACAAAGGAGCTGGCTCCAGCCCTTGCAGCAGAAGGCCTCCGCATCATCAGCGTTGATCCGGGCGGCAATAATACGATTAGAAAAGGAAAAAGCTCCGGCTTGCCTTTTTATATAAAGCCCATCATGAAGCTGTTTTTCTCGCATCCAAGCAAAGGCGCTTCCCTGCTTTATGAAGCAGCGGTCAGCAAGCAGAAGCTTGCAGCGCCTGGCTCATATCTTGTAAATGGCAAAGCCTCTGAGCTGAAATTTGCTGACCAAAGCGCTAAAGTGCTAAATCTCGTCAGCTCGATTTATGAACGGGAGTTTTCAAAGCCCCAGTAA
- a CDS encoding HAD hydrolase-like protein: MYKHVIFDFDGTIADSAAAVFTIYNEMAAQYRFKPVTEEEYKKLSQLSLQERFKALDVPFYRFMLFRKISKEFKRKYNEHVASIPFCDGMQDVLSHLLQSGIKLSIITSNAANNVADFLQPHGIHTLHDIRSSSGLFGKHKTIQTYLKQNRLRPDDVIYVGDELRDIVASHKCGIKVIGVTWGLDPKELLESGKPSFLIDQPQELLRLIESTSP, from the coding sequence ATGTACAAGCATGTTATTTTTGATTTTGACGGTACGATTGCCGACTCTGCTGCCGCTGTATTTACCATCTATAATGAAATGGCGGCACAATATCGTTTTAAGCCTGTAACCGAAGAGGAATATAAGAAGCTGAGCCAGCTATCTTTGCAGGAGCGATTTAAAGCGCTTGACGTTCCCTTTTATCGGTTTATGCTGTTTCGCAAAATCAGCAAGGAATTCAAACGGAAATACAATGAGCATGTTGCTTCGATTCCATTTTGTGACGGGATGCAAGATGTATTAAGCCATTTGCTGCAAAGCGGCATCAAGCTATCCATTATTACATCCAACGCCGCAAACAACGTCGCAGATTTTTTGCAGCCTCACGGCATTCACACCCTGCATGACATACGCAGCTCCAGCGGTCTGTTCGGCAAGCATAAAACCATTCAAACCTATTTAAAACAAAATCGGCTCCGACCGGACGACGTGATCTACGTCGGCGATGAGCTGCGGGATATTGTAGCTTCCCATAAATGCGGCATTAAGGTAATCGGAGTCACTTGGGGACTCGACCCTAAAGAACTGCTGGAATCCGGCAAACCTAGTTTTTTAATTGACCAGCCCCAAGAGCTTTTACGTCTAATAGAATCCACCTCTCCTTAA
- a CDS encoding ribose-phosphate pyrophosphokinase: MQKIKLFSGTSNRKLAEQVCSLLGQPLGDVAITRQQSGEIHVSYQEPIRTCDVFIIQAMSHPVNEHLVELLVLIDAAKRASANKINLILPYYGYARQERKTAPREPISAKLVAEVLTTVGANRIVTIDLHADPIQGFFEIPVDHLTALDLIIHHLKSKNIENPVVVSPDAGRASTAEKLAGELDCPFAIMIKNRPAHNQTEITHIIGDVAGKTPIIIEDLIDTGNTIVNVVNALKQNGAGNAYVCATHGLFSGGARNLLASPNISEIVVTDTIAMQEEHEVFGEKLVILPIAPIIAAAVQIIIQGGSIDTQVNSGKV, translated from the coding sequence ATGCAAAAAATAAAGCTTTTTTCCGGTACATCCAACCGCAAGCTCGCTGAGCAGGTCTGTTCTTTGCTTGGGCAGCCGCTCGGCGATGTCGCTATTACCCGCCAGCAAAGCGGCGAAATTCACGTTTCCTATCAAGAGCCGATTCGTACCTGCGACGTCTTTATTATTCAAGCGATGTCCCATCCGGTCAATGAGCATTTGGTTGAGCTGCTTGTGCTCATTGATGCTGCCAAACGTGCTTCGGCAAATAAAATCAATTTGATTTTGCCCTATTACGGCTATGCCCGGCAAGAGCGAAAAACCGCGCCCCGCGAGCCGATTTCGGCGAAGCTGGTTGCCGAGGTGCTGACGACCGTAGGTGCGAACCGCATCGTAACGATTGATCTGCATGCCGATCCGATTCAAGGCTTTTTTGAAATTCCGGTTGACCATTTAACCGCCCTCGACCTTATTATCCATCATTTAAAAAGCAAAAATATTGAAAATCCGGTTGTCGTCTCTCCCGATGCAGGACGTGCTTCCACAGCGGAAAAGCTAGCGGGCGAGCTGGACTGCCCATTCGCCATTATGATCAAAAACCGCCCGGCCCACAACCAGACGGAAATTACGCATATTATTGGCGATGTAGCGGGCAAAACGCCGATTATCATTGAGGATTTAATTGATACCGGAAATACGATCGTCAATGTCGTTAATGCCCTTAAGCAAAATGGAGCCGGGAACGCTTATGTTTGCGCAACACATGGGCTATTTTCGGGAGGGGCGCGAAATTTGCTGGCATCGCCTAATATCAGCGAAATCGTCGTCACCGATACGATTGCAATGCAGGAGGAGCATGAGGTTTTTGGTGAAAAGCTTGTCATCCTGCCAATAGCTCCTATTATCGCTGCTGCCGTACAAATTATTATTCAGGGCGGCTCCATCGATACACAGGTAAACTCGGGCAAGGTTTAA
- a CDS encoding GNAT family N-acetyltransferase, translated as MGQSLRVEELTELDEHTLEELAGLIVEVVDDGASIGFLPPLSREDAKGYWQGVLEPGTLLWAAKEGERIVGTVQLQLAQKQNASHRAEIAKMMVQPQQRRKGIARLLMQAAEERAVAEQRSLLILDTLEGAPSNILYQSLGFIEAGRIPKFARSGDGNLYATVLYYKEI; from the coding sequence ATGGGCCAATCATTGCGAGTAGAAGAGCTGACGGAGCTTGATGAGCATACGTTAGAGGAGTTGGCCGGGCTCATTGTCGAGGTCGTAGACGATGGAGCGTCGATCGGCTTCCTGCCGCCGCTTAGCAGGGAGGACGCCAAAGGGTATTGGCAAGGCGTATTGGAGCCGGGCACTTTGCTGTGGGCTGCCAAGGAGGGAGAACGAATTGTCGGTACCGTACAGCTCCAGCTGGCGCAAAAGCAAAATGCATCCCACCGGGCGGAAATTGCCAAAATGATGGTGCAGCCCCAGCAGAGGCGCAAAGGCATTGCCAGACTGCTGATGCAGGCAGCGGAGGAGCGGGCTGTTGCGGAACAACGAAGCCTGCTCATCCTCGATACGCTAGAAGGAGCGCCTTCTAATATTTTGTACCAGTCGCTCGGCTTTATTGAGGCAGGGCGTATTCCGAAATTTGCCCGTTCAGGTGACGGCAACCTATATGCCACGGTATTGTATTATAAAGAAATATAG
- a CDS encoding TetR/AcrR family transcriptional regulator → MATEKQLDRRTRRTRQAIKAAFVSLILERGYEAVTILDVAKRADYNRGTFYKHFVGKEELLQEIRSEFLLGFAETLLIPYEGMDLVKAEDIYPSALQLFDHIEKHKDEFQALLSVDRSFGFELYDVLRESMRRDMHITMDEGSPALDYEILLSYQMSAAMGVILYWEESGFKYSTSYMADQLIGLVNRKMDKITFKKDAPSSAPTVSVYSPYNQ, encoded by the coding sequence TTGGCAACGGAGAAGCAACTGGACCGAAGGACGAGAAGAACGCGTCAAGCGATTAAAGCTGCATTCGTGTCGCTCATATTAGAGCGAGGATATGAGGCTGTGACCATACTTGATGTGGCAAAGCGGGCAGATTACAATCGTGGAACTTTTTATAAGCATTTTGTCGGCAAAGAAGAGCTGCTGCAAGAGATACGAAGCGAATTTCTGCTTGGCTTTGCAGAGACTTTGCTTATCCCATACGAGGGGATGGATCTGGTAAAGGCTGAAGATATTTATCCTTCGGCGCTGCAGCTGTTTGACCATATTGAAAAACATAAAGATGAGTTTCAGGCGCTGCTTTCCGTAGATCGCAGCTTTGGGTTTGAGCTTTACGACGTGCTTCGTGAGTCGATGAGGCGCGATATGCATATCACTATGGATGAGGGCAGCCCTGCTCTAGACTACGAAATTTTGCTCAGCTACCAGATGTCAGCTGCAATGGGCGTTATTCTTTATTGGGAAGAATCGGGCTTTAAATATTCCACCTCCTACATGGCGGACCAGTTAATTGGGCTGGTAAACCGCAAAATGGACAAAATCACGTTCAAAAAAGATGCTCCTTCGTCTGCTCCAACCGTAAGTGTCTATTCCCCTTATAATCAGTGA
- a CDS encoding SDR family NAD(P)-dependent oxidoreductase produces the protein MKLENKVIIITGAGSGIGRATALKLAAEGAIVVSSDYNEATAKETAELIKQAGGQASAIRADVSSVEDVKNMIDKAVETHGTLDGIFNNAGVGDIRSFEDHTPEYFNHVISIDQFGVYLGIYYASKKMKELGVKGIIVSTASIFGYMAAKGSFAYQAAKAAVVMMTKSAALELADAGIRVTAVAPGFIDTPIIKDGDDFKNFLAEQHLSKKLIQPEQIADVVAFLFSEEASAINGQTIPVEDGFLIFKRS, from the coding sequence ATGAAGCTTGAAAACAAAGTCATCATCATTACAGGTGCGGGAAGCGGCATTGGACGTGCGACTGCCTTGAAGCTTGCTGCCGAAGGCGCCATCGTCGTATCCTCCGACTACAATGAAGCTACTGCCAAAGAAACAGCTGAGTTGATCAAGCAAGCTGGCGGACAAGCTTCCGCAATCCGCGCTGACGTTTCCAGCGTGGAAGATGTTAAAAACATGATCGACAAAGCCGTTGAAACGCACGGTACGCTTGACGGAATTTTCAACAATGCTGGCGTTGGCGATATCCGCTCCTTTGAGGATCACACACCGGAATACTTCAACCATGTTATTTCTATAGACCAATTCGGCGTGTACCTGGGCATCTATTATGCCTCGAAGAAAATGAAAGAGCTTGGTGTTAAAGGCATTATTGTCAGCACCGCTTCCATCTTCGGTTACATGGCTGCTAAAGGCAGCTTTGCTTATCAAGCCGCTAAGGCTGCTGTTGTCATGATGACGAAATCGGCAGCATTGGAGCTTGCTGATGCGGGCATTCGCGTAACTGCAGTCGCACCAGGCTTCATCGATACGCCGATTATCAAAGATGGCGATGATTTCAAAAATTTTCTTGCTGAGCAGCATCTGAGCAAAAAGCTCATTCAGCCGGAGCAAATTGCTGATGTTGTAGCTTTCCTCTTCTCCGAGGAGGCTTCGGCAATCAATGGACAAACGATTCCTGTTGAAGATGGCTTTCTCATCTTTAAACGCTCTTAA
- a CDS encoding endo-1,4-beta-xylanase: MSNRQLYPFMKALKFLIIVSLLLPLYWAKPVQAVEAGNTLLQQSDFEDGTVQQWGGRGGVEVLAANAAAARSGAYGLAVSGRTSTWHGPSLDVTSQLEIGQTYEFIGWVKLPAGAANANISMSLQRTLPAGTRYENIASGAVTASGWTKLQATFKMLEPATQVAVYFEVPGSATASFYLDDFRFERHPDLGPIIIEDTIPSLKDAFAGKFLIGSAFTNDELLTVPDKQLLSKHFNSVTPGNVLKWDSTEPQENVFHFSEADAAVAFGVQNGQQVRGHTLVWHSQTPDWVFRDANGNLVSKAVLYARMQNHIQTVMERYEGKIYAWDVVNEVIDTSQPDGLRRSLWYQIAGEEYIEKAFEFAHAVDPTVKLFINDYNTHEPAKSQALYNLITRLQAKGVPIDGVGHQTHISLYYPTLAEIESSIIKFKALGLETHITELDISVYSDNSQSYDTFSAELKQRQANLYKALFQVFLRHTDTVTNVTLWGKDDAHTWLRTFPVTRNNWPLLFDERLQSKPAYWSVLETVQTPEGPLVPAAPTGLTATAGSMQVQLAWNAVAGATSYTVKRATTSGGPYTTLSAAVSGSVYNDTAVTNGTTYYYIIQAVNSAGTGAASAEAVATPTGTTGPEQPSGALAVAYRVGDSNAGDNQLKPQFIIKNNGTAPVAMSGLTIRYWYTIDGEKQQNFFCDYAQAGNGNVSGSFVKLTTPRTGADYYVELSFSSGAGSIPAGGTSGEIHTRIHKSDWTNFSETDDYSFNSSRTTYADYTKVTLYQNGNLVWGTEPS; the protein is encoded by the coding sequence ATGAGCAATCGTCAGCTTTACCCATTTATGAAAGCGCTTAAATTTCTAATTATCGTAAGTTTATTGCTTCCCCTCTACTGGGCAAAGCCTGTGCAAGCGGTGGAAGCCGGGAATACTTTGCTCCAGCAAAGCGATTTCGAGGATGGTACGGTGCAGCAATGGGGTGGCCGCGGCGGTGTGGAGGTTTTGGCTGCAAATGCAGCAGCAGCGCGCAGCGGAGCATACGGCTTGGCGGTAAGTGGACGCACAAGCACTTGGCATGGGCCTTCTCTTGATGTGACAAGCCAGCTTGAGATTGGGCAAACGTATGAGTTTATTGGCTGGGTCAAGCTGCCCGCTGGAGCAGCAAACGCCAATATTTCAATGTCTCTTCAGCGCACATTGCCTGCTGGTACCCGCTATGAAAATATCGCATCTGGAGCGGTCACAGCGAGCGGCTGGACGAAGCTGCAGGCTACATTCAAAATGCTAGAGCCGGCCACACAGGTAGCGGTTTATTTTGAGGTGCCAGGAAGTGCAACCGCTTCCTTTTACCTTGATGATTTTCGGTTTGAGCGGCATCCGGATCTTGGCCCGATTATAATTGAAGACACCATACCGTCGCTTAAAGATGCTTTTGCCGGAAAGTTTTTAATTGGCTCGGCTTTTACCAATGATGAGCTGCTGACGGTTCCGGATAAACAGCTGCTTTCCAAGCATTTTAACAGCGTCACGCCTGGCAATGTACTGAAGTGGGACAGCACGGAGCCGCAGGAAAATGTATTTCATTTTTCTGAGGCAGATGCTGCGGTAGCTTTCGGTGTGCAAAATGGCCAGCAAGTGCGTGGACATACACTAGTCTGGCATTCACAAACGCCTGACTGGGTGTTCCGTGACGCGAACGGAAATTTGGTCAGCAAAGCGGTGCTGTATGCACGCATGCAAAATCATATTCAAACTGTAATGGAGCGATATGAGGGCAAAATTTATGCATGGGATGTAGTAAATGAGGTCATTGATACGTCGCAGCCGGATGGCTTGCGCCGCAGCCTGTGGTATCAAATTGCAGGGGAAGAATATATTGAAAAAGCGTTCGAGTTCGCCCACGCAGTGGACCCGACCGTGAAGCTGTTCATCAACGATTACAATACGCATGAGCCGGCAAAAAGCCAGGCGCTGTATAACCTAATTACCCGTTTGCAGGCCAAAGGCGTTCCGATTGACGGCGTCGGCCACCAGACGCATATTAGTCTTTATTATCCCACACTTGCGGAAATTGAAAGCTCCATTATCAAGTTCAAAGCGCTTGGACTGGAGACGCATATTACCGAGCTCGACATTAGCGTCTATTCGGATAATTCGCAATCCTACGATACATTCTCCGCGGAGCTGAAGCAGCGCCAAGCTAATTTGTACAAAGCGCTATTTCAGGTGTTTTTGCGGCATACGGACACCGTTACGAATGTAACCTTATGGGGCAAAGATGATGCGCATACGTGGCTTCGCACCTTCCCGGTAACCCGCAACAATTGGCCGCTTCTGTTCGATGAGCGTTTGCAGTCCAAGCCTGCCTATTGGTCGGTGCTGGAAACGGTCCAGACGCCTGAGGGGCCGCTCGTTCCTGCTGCACCGACTGGCCTAACAGCGACAGCTGGCAGCATGCAGGTTCAGCTTGCTTGGAATGCGGTAGCCGGCGCGACCTCGTATACAGTGAAACGGGCAACGACGAGCGGGGGGCCATATACGACGCTTTCTGCTGCTGTATCTGGCAGCGTCTATAATGACACAGCCGTTACGAACGGAACGACCTATTATTATATTATTCAGGCGGTCAACAGCGCTGGTACGGGAGCAGCTTCTGCTGAAGCTGTTGCTACACCGACCGGTACGACCGGGCCAGAGCAGCCTTCTGGTGCCTTGGCAGTCGCATACCGGGTAGGGGACAGCAATGCAGGGGATAACCAGCTCAAGCCGCAGTTCATCATAAAAAATAACGGGACGGCTCCCGTCGCGATGAGCGGACTAACGATTCGCTACTGGTATACGATTGACGGGGAAAAACAGCAAAACTTCTTCTGCGACTATGCCCAAGCAGGCAACGGCAATGTATCGGGCAGCTTCGTCAAGCTGACTACGCCGCGGACAGGCGCCGATTATTATGTAGAGCTTTCCTTCAGCTCCGGCGCGGGCAGCATCCCAGCAGGCGGGACATCTGGCGAAATTCATACGCGCATTCATAAGAGCGATTGGACAAATTTCAGCGAGACGGATGATTATTCTTTTAATTCGTCGCGAACGACTTATGCAGATTATACGAAGGTAACATTGTATCAAAACGGAAATTTAGTGTGGGGCACAGAGCCTAGCTAA
- a CDS encoding SDR family oxidoreductase — MVTTTTKTAVITGAAGGIGKELARRFVERKVNLVLVDLKLEALQQVVAELGLDDSNSLIVAADVSKEEDVENYVNKAVEKFGTIDYFANNAGIEGPSGLIEEQSVKALDLVYNVNVRGVFLGLHYVVPVMKKQKSGAILNTSSLAGLMGAPGMSPYIMSKHAVIGLTRVTANELAPLGIRVNAVLPGTINTRMMRQIEENFGNPEAFKKANEAATPMGRYGEPEEVAAVMNFLLSDEASFVTASLYTVDGGMVGQ, encoded by the coding sequence ATGGTTACAACAACAACGAAAACCGCAGTCATTACAGGCGCCGCTGGCGGTATTGGAAAAGAGCTTGCCCGCCGTTTTGTAGAGCGTAAAGTCAATTTGGTATTGGTAGACTTGAAGCTTGAAGCTTTGCAGCAAGTCGTTGCTGAGCTTGGTCTTGACGATTCCAACTCCCTAATCGTAGCAGCAGACGTCTCCAAAGAAGAAGATGTTGAAAACTACGTAAACAAAGCCGTGGAAAAATTCGGCACAATCGATTATTTCGCTAACAATGCCGGGATCGAAGGTCCATCCGGGCTCATCGAAGAGCAAAGCGTGAAAGCACTTGACCTTGTATATAACGTTAACGTTCGCGGCGTATTCCTCGGTCTTCACTACGTCGTTCCTGTTATGAAAAAACAAAAATCCGGCGCGATTTTGAACACTTCATCACTGGCTGGCCTCATGGGCGCACCTGGCATGTCCCCATATATCATGTCCAAGCATGCCGTAATCGGCTTGACTCGCGTTACAGCCAATGAGCTTGCTCCACTTGGCATTCGTGTCAACGCCGTTCTTCCAGGCACAATCAATACGCGCATGATGCGCCAAATTGAAGAAAACTTCGGCAATCCAGAGGCATTCAAAAAAGCCAATGAAGCCGCAACACCGATGGGCCGTTACGGTGAGCCGGAAGAAGTAGCTGCTGTAATGAATTTCCTTCTGTCCGATGAAGCATCTTTCGTTACGGCATCGCTTTATACGGTCGATGGCGGTATGGTTGGACAATAA